A window from Manis javanica isolate MJ-LG chromosome 10, MJ_LKY, whole genome shotgun sequence encodes these proteins:
- the SNRPF gene encoding small nuclear ribonucleoprotein F — MSLPLNPKPFLNGLTGKPVMVKLKWGMEYKGYLVSVDGYMNMQLANTEEYIDGALSGHLGEVLIRCNNVLYIRGVEEEEEDGEMRE; from the exons ATG AGTTTGCCCCTCAATCCCAAACCCTTCCTCAATGGATTAACAGGAAAGCCAGTAATGGTGAAACTTAAGTGGGGAATGGAATACAAAGGTTACCTGGTATCTGTAGATGGTTATATGAACATGCAG ctTGCAAACACAGAAGAATATATAGATGGAGCATTGTCTGGACATCTGGGTGAAGTTTTAATAag GTGTAATAATGTCCTTTATATCAGAGGTgttgaagaagaagaagaagatggGGAAATGAGAGAATAG